A genomic stretch from Paraburkholderia dioscoreae includes:
- the kdgD gene encoding 5-dehydro-4-deoxyglucarate dehydratase codes for MTTPQELKQIVSEGLLSFPVTDFDEQGDFRADTYAERLEWLAPYGASALFVAGGTGEFFSLTHSDYSNVVRTAAEVCKGKVPILAGAGGPTRVAIAYAQEAERHGANGILLMPHYLTEACQEGIAAHAEEVCKSVPNMGVIIYNRANSRLNADMLEGLAERCPNLIGFKDGVGEIENMVSIRRRLGDRFSYLGGLPTAEVYAAAYKALGVPVYSSAVFNFIPKTAMDFYRAIAADDHATVGKLIDEFFLPYLAIRNRRAGYAVSIVKAGAKLVGHSAGPVRAPLTDLTEEEMARLDALIKTLGPQ; via the coding sequence ATGACGACACCGCAGGAACTGAAGCAGATCGTTTCCGAAGGCCTCCTGTCCTTCCCCGTTACCGACTTCGACGAACAAGGTGATTTTCGCGCCGACACCTATGCCGAGCGCCTGGAATGGCTCGCGCCTTATGGCGCTTCGGCACTGTTCGTTGCCGGCGGCACGGGCGAATTCTTCTCGCTCACGCACAGCGACTATTCGAACGTCGTGCGCACGGCCGCTGAAGTCTGCAAAGGCAAGGTGCCGATTCTCGCCGGCGCGGGTGGCCCGACGCGTGTCGCGATCGCCTACGCACAGGAAGCCGAGCGTCATGGCGCAAACGGCATTCTGCTGATGCCGCACTACCTGACGGAAGCCTGCCAGGAAGGCATCGCGGCGCACGCGGAAGAAGTCTGCAAGTCCGTGCCGAACATGGGCGTGATCATTTACAACCGCGCGAATTCCAGGCTTAACGCCGATATGCTCGAAGGGCTGGCAGAGCGCTGCCCGAACCTGATCGGCTTCAAGGACGGCGTGGGCGAGATCGAGAACATGGTGTCGATCCGCCGCCGCCTTGGCGACCGTTTCTCGTATCTCGGCGGCCTGCCGACCGCCGAAGTGTATGCCGCGGCGTACAAGGCGCTCGGCGTGCCGGTGTATTCGTCGGCGGTGTTCAACTTCATTCCGAAGACCGCGATGGACTTCTACCGCGCGATCGCCGCGGACGACCATGCCACGGTCGGCAAGCTGATCGACGAATTCTTCCTGCCGTACCTGGCGATCCGCAACCGCCGCGCGGGCTACGCGGTCAGCATCGTCAAGGCAGGCGCGAAGCTGGTCGGCCATAGCGCCGGTCCGGTCCGCGCGCCGCTGACCGATCTGACGGAAGAAGAAATGGCCAGGCTGGACGCGCTCATCAAGACGCTCGGTCCGCAGTAA
- a CDS encoding aldehyde dehydrogenase (NADP(+)), with translation MSITGEMLIGRKAVRGEEEPLHAFNPVTGSDIAEPVFGSGSVAHVGEACELARQAFDPYRQLPLTVRAEFLERIADGITALGDALIERAHQESGLPKARLEGERGRTTGQLKLFAQVVRAGQWLAATLDSPLPERKPLPRSDLRMQKIPLGPVAVFGASNFPLAFSVAGGDTAAALAAGCPVVVKAHRAHLGTSEMVGRVIQRVAQEMDLPEGVFSLIVGAGNSVGEALVAHPAIKAVGFTGSRAGGIALMRVAAARAEPIPVYAEMSSINPVFLLPNALAQRGESIARGFVDSLVLGAGQFCTNPGLAIAIDSDALKGFVATASDALSGKPAQTMLTSGIHAAYEEGEGKLAATRGVEAVAHGVEGTGPTQARAALFVTDAPTFLATPALEDEVFGPASTIVRCRDEQEMLTVAEHFAGQLTATVQMDSADLPAAKKLVPILERKAGRLLVNGFPTGVEVSHAMVHGGPFPATSDSRATSVGTTSIERFLRPVCYQDFPADLLPEALADGNPLNLWRRRDGEITRS, from the coding sequence ATGTCTATCACCGGCGAAATGCTGATCGGTCGCAAAGCGGTACGCGGCGAGGAAGAACCATTGCATGCGTTCAATCCTGTCACGGGATCGGACATCGCGGAGCCGGTTTTCGGCAGCGGCTCTGTCGCCCACGTTGGCGAGGCCTGTGAGCTCGCGCGGCAGGCTTTCGATCCGTACCGTCAGTTGCCGCTGACAGTGCGCGCCGAATTTCTCGAGCGCATCGCCGACGGCATCACGGCATTGGGCGATGCGCTGATCGAGCGGGCGCACCAGGAGTCGGGCTTGCCAAAGGCGCGTCTCGAAGGCGAGCGCGGCCGCACGACGGGCCAGCTCAAACTGTTCGCGCAAGTCGTACGCGCCGGACAATGGCTCGCCGCCACGCTCGATTCGCCGCTGCCGGAGCGCAAGCCGTTGCCGCGTTCCGATCTGCGTATGCAGAAGATTCCGCTCGGCCCGGTCGCCGTGTTCGGCGCGAGCAATTTCCCGCTCGCGTTTTCGGTAGCGGGTGGCGACACCGCCGCGGCGCTCGCGGCCGGCTGCCCGGTGGTGGTGAAGGCGCACCGCGCTCACCTGGGCACCTCGGAGATGGTCGGACGGGTGATCCAGCGTGTCGCGCAGGAAATGGACTTGCCTGAAGGCGTGTTCTCGCTGATCGTCGGTGCCGGTAACTCTGTGGGGGAGGCGTTGGTCGCGCATCCGGCGATCAAGGCGGTGGGCTTCACGGGTTCGCGCGCGGGCGGGATCGCGCTGATGCGCGTGGCGGCGGCGCGTGCCGAGCCGATTCCGGTCTACGCGGAAATGAGCAGCATCAATCCGGTGTTCCTTCTGCCGAATGCGCTGGCTCAGCGCGGCGAGAGCATCGCGCGTGGCTTCGTCGATTCGCTGGTGCTCGGCGCCGGTCAGTTCTGTACCAATCCGGGTCTCGCCATTGCAATCGACAGCGACGCGCTCAAGGGCTTCGTTGCAACCGCGTCCGACGCGCTGAGCGGCAAGCCCGCGCAAACCATGCTGACGTCCGGCATCCATGCCGCTTATGAAGAGGGCGAGGGCAAGCTGGCCGCGACGAGAGGCGTGGAGGCCGTGGCGCACGGCGTCGAAGGAACCGGCCCGACGCAGGCTCGCGCGGCGCTGTTCGTGACCGATGCGCCGACGTTCCTCGCCACGCCCGCATTGGAAGACGAAGTGTTCGGCCCGGCGTCGACCATCGTGCGTTGCAGGGACGAGCAGGAAATGCTCACGGTCGCCGAACATTTCGCCGGTCAGTTGACCGCCACGGTGCAGATGGACAGCGCCGATTTGCCGGCGGCGAAGAAGCTGGTGCCGATTCTCGAACGCAAAGCCGGCCGGCTTCTGGTGAACGGCTTCCCGACGGGCGTCGAGGTCTCGCACGCGATGGTGCATGGCGGCCCGTTCCCGGCTACATCCGACAGCCGTGCGACTTCGGTCGGCACGACTTCGATCGAGCGCTTCCTGCGCCCGGTGTGTTATCAGGATTTCCCGGCCGATCTGTTGCCCGAGGCGCTCGCCGACGGCAACCCGCTGAACCTGTGGCGCCGCCGCGATGGCGAGATCACGCGCAGCTGA
- a CDS encoding FadR/GntR family transcriptional regulator, whose product MATPLASAAPPRRARNLAEFVVSYVTEQIASNALKPGDKLPTESQLMVTLSVSRTVIREAISRLQAGKIIETRHGIGSFVLEPPREKLGIDMVPATTLRDVLSILELRISLETECAGLAAQRAKPDDLARMRTALDAIEATRHNGLDSVDADLQFHISVARATGNRYFVDILTQMGSALIPRNRLDSAGIARAEPDAYLSLVNLEHESILEAITRHDAEGARAAMRMHLSNSRERLRRANEAAEANS is encoded by the coding sequence ATGGCTACACCACTGGCATCCGCGGCACCGCCACGACGCGCTCGTAATCTTGCCGAGTTCGTCGTCAGCTACGTCACCGAGCAGATTGCGTCGAACGCCTTGAAACCCGGCGACAAACTACCCACCGAGTCCCAGCTCATGGTCACGCTGAGCGTGAGCCGGACCGTCATTCGTGAAGCCATCTCGCGTTTGCAGGCGGGCAAGATCATCGAGACGCGGCATGGTATCGGCAGTTTCGTGCTGGAACCGCCGCGCGAAAAACTGGGCATCGACATGGTGCCGGCCACCACCTTGCGCGACGTGCTGTCGATCCTGGAACTGCGCATCAGCCTCGAAACGGAATGCGCGGGGCTGGCCGCCCAGCGCGCCAAGCCGGACGACCTCGCGCGCATGCGCACCGCGCTCGATGCGATCGAAGCCACGCGCCACAACGGGCTGGACAGCGTCGACGCCGATCTGCAGTTTCATATCTCAGTGGCACGCGCTACCGGCAACCGCTATTTCGTCGATATCCTCACGCAAATGGGCAGCGCGCTGATTCCGCGTAACCGGCTCGACTCCGCAGGCATTGCGCGCGCGGAACCGGACGCGTATCTGTCGCTCGTGAACCTCGAACACGAAAGCATTCTCGAAGCGATCACCCGGCACGACGCGGAAGGCGCGCGCGCGGCCATGCGCATGCATCTGTCCAACAGCCGCGAGCGCTTGCGGCGTGCGAACGAAGCGGCTGAAGCGAATAGCTGA
- a CDS encoding MFS transporter has product MEMSRAASAAHVAKRTRVRYAILLLIFLITTFNYADRATLSVTGSAMRAEFGLDAIRMGYIFSAFSWAYVLSQLPAGWLLDRFDARRVYAASIFFWSLFTLLQSSIGLLGSAAAAVTALFALRFAMGAAESPAFPANAKVVASWFPTNERGTASAIFNSAQYFAAVVFTPLMAWLTHAFGWHMVYVVMGVMGLLLALTWLKVMKNPADHPRVSRAELEYIEQGGGVVNGPKKARAIDRIENTGGWSLVRQLLSNRMLLGVYLAQYCINVLTYFFLTWFPIYLVQARGMTILQAGLVASLPAICGFSGGVLGGILSDGLIRRGHSLTIARKVPIVGGMLLSVCIIGCNYVSTDWVVVALMSLSFFGKGIGALGWAVVADTSPKEALGLSGAIFNMFGNVAGIVTPIVIGYLVAKTGSFNGALVFVGINALLTVFSYLVIVKDIKRVELRRR; this is encoded by the coding sequence ATGGAAATGAGCCGCGCGGCGAGTGCCGCCCACGTCGCGAAGCGCACCCGAGTCCGCTACGCCATCCTGCTGCTGATCTTTCTGATCACGACCTTCAACTACGCGGACCGCGCCACGCTGTCGGTCACCGGTTCGGCCATGCGAGCCGAGTTCGGTCTCGACGCGATCCGCATGGGCTACATTTTCTCCGCGTTCAGCTGGGCGTACGTGCTGTCGCAACTGCCAGCCGGCTGGCTGCTGGACCGCTTCGACGCGCGCCGCGTCTACGCGGCGAGCATCTTCTTCTGGTCGTTATTTACGTTGCTGCAAAGCTCCATCGGCTTGCTGGGCAGCGCGGCCGCCGCCGTCACCGCGCTGTTCGCGCTGCGCTTTGCGATGGGCGCGGCCGAATCGCCGGCCTTCCCCGCCAATGCCAAGGTGGTAGCGAGCTGGTTCCCCACCAACGAACGCGGCACGGCATCGGCCATTTTCAATTCGGCGCAATACTTCGCCGCCGTGGTGTTTACGCCGTTGATGGCGTGGCTCACTCACGCGTTCGGCTGGCACATGGTGTATGTCGTGATGGGCGTGATGGGATTGCTGCTCGCGCTCACCTGGCTGAAGGTGATGAAGAACCCCGCCGACCATCCACGTGTGTCGCGCGCCGAACTGGAGTACATCGAACAGGGCGGAGGCGTGGTCAACGGGCCGAAGAAAGCCCGAGCCATCGACAGAATCGAAAATACCGGCGGCTGGTCTCTGGTGCGCCAACTGCTGAGCAACCGCATGCTGCTCGGTGTCTATCTCGCGCAGTACTGCATCAATGTGCTGACCTACTTCTTCCTCACCTGGTTTCCGATCTACCTCGTGCAGGCGCGCGGCATGACCATTCTGCAAGCGGGCCTCGTGGCTTCGCTGCCGGCGATCTGCGGATTCTCCGGCGGCGTGCTCGGCGGCATTCTGTCCGACGGGCTGATCCGTCGCGGCCATTCGCTCACGATCGCGCGCAAGGTGCCGATTGTCGGCGGCATGCTGCTGTCGGTGTGCATCATCGGCTGCAATTATGTGTCGACCGATTGGGTCGTCGTCGCCCTCATGTCGCTCTCGTTCTTCGGCAAAGGCATTGGGGCGCTCGGCTGGGCCGTGGTCGCCGATACGTCGCCGAAGGAAGCACTCGGCCTGTCCGGCGCGATCTTCAATATGTTCGGCAACGTGGCCGGCATCGTGACGCCGATCGTGATCGGCTATCTCGTCGCGAAAACCGGGTCGTTCAACGGCGCGCTGGTATTCGTCGGTATCAACGCGCTGCTCACGGTGTTCAGCTATCTCGTGATCGTCAAAGACATCAAGCGGGTGGAACTGCGCCGGCGCTAG